Proteins from one Amycolatopsis endophytica genomic window:
- the ftsZ gene encoding cell division protein FtsZ, with translation MTPPHNYLAVIKVVGIGGGGVNAVNRMIEVGLKGVEFIAINTDAQALLMSDADVKLDIGRELTRGLGAGANPEVGHKAAEDHREEIEEVLKGADMVFVTAGEGGGTGTGGAPVVASIARKLGALTIGVVTRPFTFEGKRRGKQAEDGIQSLRNECDTLIVIPNDRLLQLGDIGVSLMDAFRSADEVLLSGVQGITDLITTPGLINLDFADVKSVMSGAGSALMGIGSARGEGRAVQAAEKAINSPLLEASMEGAHGALLSIAGGSDLGLFEINEAASLVQEAAHPEANIIFGTIIDDSLGDEVRVTVIAAGFDSGSPTHKKLEPPSVGTRSATVSAEAGQVRPPEPAAPATPPPAPPAGGGFPVTPPRTPPSGTSYGTPPSGTNYGTPSGGLPQPGGGSRSYPSPRTTGGQGSLPSRAVPVTDDPSDDEVDVPPFMRR, from the coding sequence ATGACGCCCCCGCACAACTACCTCGCGGTGATCAAGGTCGTCGGCATCGGCGGTGGCGGTGTGAACGCCGTCAACCGCATGATCGAGGTCGGCCTCAAAGGTGTCGAGTTCATCGCGATCAACACGGACGCGCAGGCGCTGCTGATGTCCGACGCCGATGTCAAGCTCGACATCGGCCGCGAGCTGACGCGAGGGTTGGGCGCAGGCGCCAACCCCGAGGTGGGGCACAAGGCCGCCGAGGACCACCGCGAGGAGATCGAGGAGGTGCTCAAGGGCGCCGACATGGTCTTCGTGACCGCGGGCGAGGGCGGCGGCACCGGGACCGGTGGCGCGCCGGTCGTCGCCTCGATCGCGCGCAAGCTCGGCGCGCTCACGATCGGCGTGGTGACCCGCCCGTTCACCTTCGAGGGCAAGCGCCGCGGCAAGCAGGCCGAGGACGGCATCCAGTCGCTGCGCAACGAGTGCGACACCCTCATCGTCATCCCCAACGACCGGCTGCTGCAGCTCGGCGACATCGGCGTCAGCCTGATGGACGCCTTCCGCTCGGCGGACGAGGTGCTGCTCTCCGGTGTCCAGGGCATCACCGACCTGATCACCACGCCGGGTCTGATCAACCTGGACTTCGCCGACGTGAAGAGCGTGATGTCCGGTGCGGGCAGCGCGCTGATGGGCATAGGGTCCGCGCGCGGTGAGGGCCGGGCGGTGCAAGCCGCCGAGAAGGCCATCAACTCGCCGCTGCTGGAAGCCTCGATGGAGGGCGCGCACGGCGCGCTGCTGTCCATCGCGGGCGGGTCCGACCTCGGCCTGTTCGAGATCAACGAGGCCGCCTCGCTCGTGCAGGAGGCCGCGCACCCCGAGGCCAACATCATTTTCGGGACGATCATCGACGACTCCCTCGGCGACGAGGTGCGCGTGACGGTGATCGCGGCCGGTTTCGACTCCGGCTCACCCACCCACAAGAAGCTCGAGCCGCCGTCCGTGGGCACCCGCTCGGCGACGGTCTCGGCGGAGGCGGGCCAGGTTCGCCCGCCCGAGCCCGCGGCCCCGGCGACGCCGCCGCCCGCCCCGCCCGCGGGTGGCGGGTTCCCGGTGACGCCGCCGCGCACGCCGCCGTCGGGCACCAGCTACGGCACGCCACCGTCCGGCACGAACTACGGCACCCCCTCCGGTGGGCTCCCGCAGCCCGGCGGCGGCTCCCGCAGCTACCCGTCGCCGCGCACCACCGGCGGCCAGGGCAGCCTGCCCAGCCGGGCGGTCCCGGTGACCGACGACCCCTCCGACGACGAGGTCGACGTCCCGCCGTTCATGCGGCGCTGA
- a CDS encoding OsmC family peroxiredoxin: MPSRDATTHWVGGLQTGKGHVTLDSSNAGQFDVSFPTRAGNPEGQTSPEELIAAAHSSCLAMNLTGVLESENLAAESVDVSAEVTLGPAQGGGFEISGIAITVRAKVPGVDAARFAELAKTAERTCPVSKALSGTTITLDAALD, translated from the coding sequence ATGCCCAGCCGCGATGCCACGACCCATTGGGTGGGTGGCCTGCAGACCGGCAAGGGTCACGTCACGCTCGACTCGTCCAACGCGGGCCAGTTCGACGTGTCGTTCCCGACGCGTGCCGGCAACCCGGAGGGCCAGACCAGCCCCGAGGAACTCATCGCCGCCGCGCACTCCTCGTGCCTCGCGATGAACCTGACCGGCGTGCTGGAATCGGAGAACCTGGCCGCGGAGTCCGTCGACGTGAGCGCCGAAGTCACCCTCGGACCGGCGCAGGGGGGCGGTTTCGAGATCAGCGGCATCGCGATCACGGTGCGCGCCAAGGTGCCGGGCGTGGACGCGGCCCGTTTCGCCGAGCTGGCCAAGACGGCGGAGCGGACCTGCCCGGTGTCGAAGGCCCTGTCCGGGACGACGATCACCCTGGACGCGGCGCTGGACTGA
- a CDS encoding cell division protein FtsQ/DivIB has protein sequence MATQERSRPSTRRSSSTAVRSRRGRRPLTARRRTGTGVSRRRALRRRWVALLTVLTIAGVGYVVLFTSLLGVRSVEVHGARSVPGDQILAAAAVPDLEPMLLLDTDEVAARVTGIPGVATVDVSRSWPSTVDITVTERTPVGFVAAADGFHLVDSGGLDYKTVQNKPEKLPELQVATVSPEDAVTRSVVAVLAAVPEPLKSQITAVRAKTPGGVEFTLNTGKTVRWGDAGNAERKARVLNVLLSRDGQIYDVASPELPTVS, from the coding sequence TTGGCCACGCAGGAGCGCAGCAGGCCCTCCACGCGGCGGTCGTCATCCACGGCGGTGCGCAGCCGCCGTGGCCGTCGCCCCCTCACGGCACGACGGCGGACGGGCACGGGCGTGTCGAGGCGTCGTGCGCTGCGCCGCCGGTGGGTGGCGCTGCTGACCGTGCTGACCATCGCCGGCGTGGGGTACGTCGTGTTGTTCACGTCGTTGCTGGGGGTCCGTTCGGTGGAGGTACACGGCGCGCGAAGCGTGCCGGGCGACCAGATCCTGGCGGCCGCCGCGGTGCCCGACCTCGAACCGATGCTGTTGCTCGACACCGACGAGGTCGCCGCACGCGTGACGGGCATCCCCGGGGTGGCCACTGTGGACGTCTCCCGGTCCTGGCCCTCCACAGTGGACATCACGGTGACGGAGCGGACGCCGGTCGGTTTCGTGGCCGCCGCGGACGGTTTCCATCTGGTCGACTCCGGTGGCCTGGACTACAAGACGGTGCAGAACAAACCGGAGAAGCTGCCGGAACTGCAGGTCGCGACGGTCTCCCCGGAAGATGCCGTGACCCGGTCGGTGGTGGCGGTGCTCGCCGCCGTCCCGGAACCTCTGAAGAGCCAGATCACCGCCGTGCGGGCGAAGACACCGGGCGGCGTGGAGTTCACCCTGAACACCGGCAAGACAGTCCGGTGGGGCGACGCGGGCAACGCGGAGCGCAAGGCGCGCGTGCTGAACGTGCTGCTGAGCCGGGACGGCCAGATCTACGACGTCGCCAGCCCCGAACTCCCGACCGTCTCCTGA
- the murC gene encoding UDP-N-acetylmuramate--L-alanine ligase, translating into MSDVPAELSRAHLIGIGGAGMSGIARILLARGARVSGSDAKDSRAFLTLRAQGAEIGIGQRPENLDALPGGPSAVVVSTAIKESNPELVAARSRGIPVLHRAQALALLMAGHRVACIAGTHGKTSTTSMLTVALQHCRMDPSFAIGGDLNESGANAHHGDGGMFVAEADESDGSFLSYSPSVAVVTNVEPDHLDHHGTAEAYTAVFTRFTGRIEPGGLLIVCADDEAADALGDHAASQGVRVRRYGRSVTAPGDAKVLDYRPDDGGGVVRVALDGAETEVRVAVPGEHMALNAVAALLAGLELGAPLEGLAEGLAAFGGVRRRFEFKGRAGDVRVYDDYAHHPTEVDAQLRAVRQAAGGGRVVVVFQPHLYSRTKLFAAEFAQALGLADEVVLLDVYGAREEPEPGVTGALIAEKITGAGVHYEPAFDRAVALAADLVKPGDLLVTMGAGDVTQLGPEILAELDRRAGG; encoded by the coding sequence ATGAGCGACGTCCCCGCCGAACTGAGCCGGGCCCATCTGATCGGGATCGGCGGTGCCGGGATGAGCGGCATCGCGCGCATCCTGCTGGCGCGCGGTGCCCGCGTGTCCGGCTCGGACGCCAAGGACTCGCGGGCGTTCCTGACGCTGCGCGCGCAGGGCGCCGAGATCGGCATCGGGCAGCGCCCGGAGAACCTGGACGCACTGCCCGGCGGCCCGTCCGCCGTGGTGGTGTCGACGGCCATCAAGGAGAGCAACCCGGAGCTGGTGGCCGCGCGTTCCCGCGGCATCCCGGTGCTGCACCGGGCGCAGGCGCTGGCCTTGCTGATGGCGGGTCACCGGGTCGCCTGCATCGCCGGTACGCACGGCAAGACCTCGACCACGTCGATGCTCACCGTCGCGTTGCAGCACTGCCGGATGGACCCGTCGTTCGCCATCGGTGGCGACCTGAACGAGTCCGGCGCGAACGCCCACCACGGTGATGGCGGGATGTTCGTCGCCGAGGCCGACGAGAGCGACGGGTCGTTCCTGAGCTACTCGCCGTCGGTGGCGGTGGTGACCAACGTCGAGCCGGACCATCTGGACCACCACGGCACCGCCGAGGCTTACACCGCGGTCTTCACGCGGTTCACCGGTCGGATCGAACCGGGCGGTCTGCTGATCGTGTGCGCCGACGACGAGGCCGCGGACGCGCTGGGCGACCACGCCGCGTCGCAGGGCGTGCGCGTGCGGCGCTACGGCCGGTCGGTGACCGCGCCGGGGGATGCGAAGGTGCTGGACTACCGGCCGGACGACGGCGGCGGGGTCGTGCGGGTCGCGCTGGACGGCGCCGAGACCGAGGTGCGGGTGGCGGTGCCGGGCGAGCACATGGCTCTCAACGCGGTCGCGGCGCTGCTGGCCGGGCTGGAGCTGGGCGCCCCGCTGGAGGGGCTGGCCGAGGGGCTGGCCGCGTTCGGGGGTGTGCGGCGGCGGTTCGAGTTCAAGGGCCGGGCGGGCGACGTGCGGGTCTACGACGACTACGCGCACCACCCGACGGAGGTCGACGCGCAACTGCGGGCCGTGCGGCAGGCCGCGGGCGGTGGCCGGGTGGTCGTGGTGTTCCAGCCGCACCTGTACTCGCGCACGAAGCTGTTCGCCGCGGAGTTCGCGCAGGCGCTCGGGCTGGCCGACGAGGTCGTGCTGCTCGACGTCTACGGTGCCCGCGAGGAGCCGGAGCCGGGCGTCACGGGCGCGCTGATCGCGGAGAAGATCACCGGCGCGGGGGTGCACTACGAGCCGGCGTTCGACCGTGCCGTGGCGCTGGCGGCGGACCTGGTCAAGCCCGGGGACCTGCTGGTGACCATGGGCGCGGGTGACGTGACCCAGCTGGGCCCGGAGATCCTGGCCGAGCTGGACCGGCGGGCCGGGGGTTAG
- the murG gene encoding undecaprenyldiphospho-muramoylpentapeptide beta-N-acetylglucosaminyltransferase encodes MSKAVTGVAPTVVVAGGGTAGHIEPALALADAVRRLRPDATVVALGTSRGLENKLVPARGYPLELIPPVPLPRKPTADLLRLPLKIRDSVRQTRAVLDRVGADVVVGFGGYVSLPAYFAARGRVPIVVHEANQSPGLANRVGARFAKRVAVAVPDTPLPGAEVTGIPLRSSITSLDRAALRARAREHFGLDPDAPTLLVFGGSQGAQSINTAVSGAAKELAGAGVGVLHAHGPKNSLVVQEFPGRPAYVPVPYLERMDLAYAAADMVLCRSGAMTAAEVSAVGLPAVFVPLPHGNGEQAVNARPAVDAGAALMVTDADLTPAKVADLVIPMVTDPAKVAEMSAAQVGLGHREADEVLARIVLEVCGK; translated from the coding sequence GTGAGCAAGGCGGTTACCGGCGTGGCTCCCACCGTGGTGGTGGCGGGCGGCGGCACGGCCGGACACATCGAACCCGCGCTGGCGCTGGCCGACGCCGTGCGGCGGTTGCGGCCGGACGCGACGGTGGTCGCACTGGGCACGTCCCGGGGTCTGGAGAACAAGCTGGTCCCGGCGCGCGGGTATCCGCTGGAGCTGATCCCGCCGGTGCCGTTGCCGCGCAAGCCGACGGCGGATCTGCTGCGGCTGCCGCTCAAGATCCGGGACTCGGTCAGGCAGACCCGCGCGGTGCTGGACCGGGTCGGCGCGGACGTGGTGGTCGGGTTCGGCGGTTACGTGTCGCTGCCCGCCTACTTCGCCGCGCGCGGCCGGGTGCCGATCGTGGTGCACGAGGCCAACCAGTCGCCGGGCCTGGCGAACCGGGTCGGCGCGCGGTTCGCGAAGCGCGTCGCGGTCGCGGTGCCGGACACGCCGCTGCCGGGCGCCGAGGTGACCGGGATCCCGCTGCGCAGCTCGATCACGTCGCTGGACCGCGCCGCGCTGCGGGCGCGGGCGCGCGAGCACTTCGGACTCGACCCGGACGCCCCGACACTGCTGGTCTTCGGCGGTTCCCAGGGCGCGCAGTCGATCAACACCGCGGTCTCCGGCGCGGCCAAGGAGCTGGCCGGGGCGGGGGTCGGCGTGCTGCACGCGCACGGTCCGAAGAACAGTCTGGTGGTGCAGGAGTTCCCGGGCCGTCCGGCGTACGTGCCGGTGCCGTACCTGGAGCGGATGGACCTGGCCTACGCGGCGGCGGACATGGTGCTGTGCCGTTCGGGCGCGATGACGGCGGCCGAGGTGTCGGCGGTCGGGCTGCCCGCGGTGTTCGTGCCGCTGCCGCACGGCAACGGTGAGCAGGCGGTCAACGCGCGCCCGGCGGTCGACGCGGGCGCGGCGCTCATGGTCACCGACGCGGACCTGACCCCGGCGAAGGTGGCCGATCTGGTCATCCCGATGGTCACCGATCCCGCGAAGGTGGCGGAGATGAGTGCCGCGCAGGTCGGGCTGGGCCACCGTGAGGCCGACGAGGTGCTGGCGCGGATCGTTCTGGAGGTGTGCGGGAAATGA
- the ftsW gene encoding putative lipid II flippase FtsW, translating to MTAVEEREQEQAPRRRDRQSPARATFTALTAWLSRPLADFHLVLALTGLLTSIGIVMVLSASSVASVDPDTGSGVYSLFKKHLIFVLTGAVVFWVALRMPLKRTRALSSMAVLVCLGMLALVLTPLGSAGGGAQRWFVVGGFSVQPVEFTKVAFALWGAHVLVTKYHVLHQWRHLMVPVVPVALLMFAMVMAQPNLSGTITLGVVLMSLLWFAGAPKRLFAVILAGGVAGAVVLALTASYRLSRIMSFLSPGSDTSDSGYQAMQAKLALADGGLFGKGLGQGPSKWSYLPNVQNDFIFAVIGEELGFIGCIVVIGLFTGLAIVGLRIAMRNLDPWIRIVAGTLTVFTVSQAGINIGYVVGLLPVTGVTLPLISAGGTSVWVTMFLMGLLANAARHEPESVAALRSQGPGKFGRLLRLPAPEVYRPPTRRRGSGRAAPRGDRPSARGARSAQAPERRRAAPGRRGSSVRRGT from the coding sequence ATGACGGCCGTTGAGGAGCGGGAACAGGAACAAGCGCCACGCAGGCGTGACCGGCAGAGCCCGGCCCGCGCCACGTTCACCGCGCTGACCGCGTGGCTGTCGCGCCCGCTGGCCGACTTCCACCTGGTGCTGGCCCTGACCGGCCTGCTCACCTCGATCGGCATCGTGATGGTGCTGTCGGCGTCCTCGGTCGCCTCCGTCGACCCGGACACCGGTTCCGGCGTGTACTCACTGTTCAAGAAGCACCTGATCTTCGTGCTGACCGGGGCCGTGGTGTTCTGGGTGGCGCTGCGGATGCCGTTGAAGCGGACCCGCGCGCTGTCGTCGATGGCGGTGCTGGTGTGCCTGGGGATGCTGGCGCTGGTGCTGACGCCGCTCGGCTCGGCCGGCGGCGGCGCCCAGCGGTGGTTCGTGGTCGGCGGGTTCTCGGTGCAGCCGGTGGAGTTCACCAAGGTCGCCTTCGCGCTGTGGGGCGCGCACGTGCTGGTCACCAAGTACCACGTGCTGCACCAGTGGCGGCATCTGATGGTGCCGGTGGTACCGGTCGCGCTGCTGATGTTCGCGATGGTCATGGCCCAGCCCAACCTGTCCGGCACGATCACCCTCGGCGTGGTCCTGATGTCGCTGCTGTGGTTCGCCGGCGCGCCGAAGCGGCTGTTCGCGGTGATCCTCGCGGGCGGTGTCGCCGGGGCCGTGGTGCTGGCGCTGACCGCCTCCTACCGGCTCTCGCGCATCATGTCGTTCCTGTCGCCCGGTTCGGACACCAGCGACTCCGGCTACCAGGCCATGCAGGCCAAGCTCGCGCTCGCCGACGGCGGGCTGTTCGGCAAGGGCCTCGGGCAGGGACCGTCGAAGTGGTCCTACCTGCCCAACGTGCAGAACGACTTCATCTTCGCGGTGATCGGCGAGGAGCTCGGCTTCATCGGCTGCATCGTGGTGATCGGCCTGTTCACCGGGCTCGCCATCGTCGGCCTGCGGATCGCCATGCGTAACCTGGACCCGTGGATCCGGATCGTGGCCGGCACGCTCACGGTGTTCACCGTGTCCCAGGCGGGCATCAACATCGGCTACGTGGTCGGGTTGCTGCCGGTCACCGGCGTGACGCTGCCGCTGATCTCGGCGGGTGGCACCTCGGTGTGGGTCACGATGTTCCTGATGGGCCTGCTGGCCAACGCGGCACGGCACGAGCCGGAGTCGGTGGCGGCGCTGCGGTCGCAGGGGCCGGGCAAGTTCGGCCGCCTGCTGCGGCTGCCCGCGCCCGAGGTCTACCGGCCGCCCACCCGGCGGCGGGGGAGCGGTCGTGCGGCACCCCGCGGTGACCGGCCCTCGGCACGCGGGGCACGATCGGCGCAGGCGCCCGAGCGACGGCGCGCGGCGCCGGGCAGACGGGGAAGTTCAGTGCGGAGAGGGACGTAG
- the murD gene encoding UDP-N-acetylmuramoyl-L-alanine--D-glutamate ligase, whose amino-acid sequence MFAGRDVLVAGAGVTGRSAVRALTERGARVTVTDGNPARLDELRGLGAELVPGLTEPPAGTDLVVTSPGWRPTAPLLVASAAAGIEVIGDVELAWRASRDLPNPATWLAVTGTNGKTTTVGMLESMLRAGGVHALACGNIGLPVLDAVFEGYEALAVELSSFQLHWSSTLAPHASVVLNLAEDHLDWHGTMDEYAAAKGTIHAHSAVVVHNSEDPWSVRLAGEYAPAGAKRVGFRLDTPRPGELGLVEDLLIDRAYGPDPQHSAEELISVGEVRPAGRHNLANALAAAALARAYGVDPGGVAKGLREFQPGAHRAVEVGESGGVRYVNDSKATNPHAAAGSLLAHSSVVWIAGGQLKGAAVDELVEAVAGRLRGAVLMGTDAPVIAAALARHAPDVPVHRVASGDDEAMNEAVSVASDLARPGDVVLLAPAGASLDMFRNYAHRGDAFADAVLARATGSADDGR is encoded by the coding sequence GTGTTCGCCGGACGCGACGTCCTCGTCGCCGGTGCCGGGGTGACCGGCCGCTCGGCGGTGCGGGCGCTGACCGAGCGCGGCGCGCGGGTCACCGTGACCGACGGCAACCCCGCCCGCCTGGACGAGCTGCGGGGCCTGGGCGCCGAACTGGTCCCCGGCCTCACCGAGCCGCCCGCCGGGACCGACCTGGTGGTCACCAGCCCCGGCTGGCGGCCCACCGCGCCGCTGCTGGTCGCCTCCGCCGCGGCGGGCATCGAGGTGATCGGCGACGTCGAGCTGGCCTGGCGTGCCTCCCGTGACCTGCCGAACCCGGCCACCTGGCTCGCGGTCACCGGCACCAACGGCAAGACCACCACGGTCGGCATGCTGGAGTCGATGTTGCGCGCCGGTGGCGTGCACGCGCTGGCCTGCGGCAACATCGGCCTGCCCGTGCTGGACGCGGTGTTCGAGGGCTACGAGGCGCTCGCGGTGGAGCTGTCCAGCTTCCAGCTGCACTGGTCCTCGACGCTGGCCCCGCACGCCTCGGTGGTGCTCAACCTCGCCGAGGACCACCTCGACTGGCACGGCACGATGGACGAATACGCCGCCGCGAAGGGCACGATCCACGCCCATTCGGCTGTCGTCGTGCACAACTCCGAGGACCCGTGGTCGGTCCGGCTGGCAGGCGAGTACGCCCCCGCGGGAGCGAAGCGGGTCGGGTTCCGGCTCGACACCCCGCGTCCCGGTGAGCTGGGCCTGGTCGAGGACCTGCTGATCGACCGCGCCTACGGGCCGGACCCGCAGCACTCCGCCGAGGAGCTGATCTCCGTCGGCGAGGTGCGCCCGGCCGGACGGCACAACCTCGCCAACGCCCTCGCCGCGGCCGCGCTGGCCCGCGCGTACGGGGTCGACCCGGGTGGCGTCGCGAAGGGCCTGCGCGAATTCCAGCCCGGCGCGCACCGCGCCGTCGAGGTGGGGGAGTCCGGCGGCGTCCGCTACGTCAACGACTCCAAGGCCACCAACCCGCACGCGGCCGCCGGATCGCTGCTCGCGCACTCCAGCGTGGTGTGGATCGCGGGCGGCCAGCTCAAGGGCGCCGCCGTCGACGAGCTGGTCGAGGCGGTCGCCGGACGTCTGCGCGGGGCCGTGCTGATGGGCACGGACGCGCCGGTGATCGCGGCCGCTCTCGCGCGACACGCGCCGGATGTCCCCGTCCATCGGGTCGCTTCGGGTGACGATGAGGCCATGAACGAGGCGGTCTCGGTGGCCAGCGACCTGGCCCGGCCCGGTGACGTGGTGCTGCTGGCACCGGCCGGGGCGTCCCTGGACATGTTCCGCAACTACGCCCATCGGGGCGACGCCTTCGCCGACGCGGTCCTGGCCCGTGCGACGGGGTCTGCCGATGACGGCCGTTGA
- the mraY gene encoding phospho-N-acetylmuramoyl-pentapeptide-transferase: MISILIAAAIGLLVSILLTPYLIRVFSRQGFGQEIREEGPQGHKSKRGTPTMGGVAIIIAMVVGYFAAHVMNWIGSGSTGNDGPSASGLLVLFLAVGLGVVGFLDDFIKIRKQRNLGLNKTAKLVGQLVVAVAFGILALQFADRYGLTPASRNLSYVRDLALITFPAVIFVIFCYVVISGWSNAVNFTDGLDGLAGGTSAMVLATYVVIAFWQARLSCVVTPQAACYDVRDPLDLAVVAAAAAGACVGFLWWNAAPAKIFMGDTGSLALGGLVAGLSILTRTELLAIVIGGLFMVEMISVVLQIAVFRTTRRRLFRMAPFHHHFELAGWAETTVIIRFWLLAAICCMFGLGLFYSEQLGAGG, translated from the coding sequence GTGATCAGCATTCTGATCGCGGCCGCGATCGGTCTCCTGGTCTCCATCCTGCTCACGCCCTACCTCATCCGGGTGTTCTCCCGGCAGGGCTTCGGCCAGGAGATCCGCGAGGAGGGCCCGCAGGGCCACAAGTCCAAGCGCGGCACGCCCACGATGGGCGGGGTCGCCATCATCATCGCGATGGTGGTCGGCTACTTCGCCGCGCACGTGATGAACTGGATCGGCTCCGGCAGCACGGGCAACGACGGCCCGTCCGCGTCCGGCCTGCTGGTGCTGTTCCTCGCGGTCGGGCTGGGTGTGGTCGGGTTCCTGGACGACTTCATCAAGATTCGCAAGCAGCGCAACCTGGGGCTGAACAAGACCGCGAAGCTGGTCGGCCAGCTGGTGGTCGCGGTGGCGTTCGGGATACTGGCGCTGCAGTTCGCCGACCGCTACGGCCTGACCCCGGCCTCGCGGAACCTGAGCTACGTGCGCGACCTGGCGTTGATCACCTTCCCCGCGGTGATCTTCGTGATCTTCTGCTACGTGGTCATCTCCGGTTGGTCGAACGCGGTGAACTTCACCGACGGCCTGGACGGGCTCGCCGGCGGCACCTCGGCGATGGTGCTCGCGACCTACGTGGTGATCGCGTTCTGGCAGGCCCGTCTGTCGTGCGTGGTGACGCCGCAGGCCGCCTGCTACGACGTGCGTGACCCGCTGGACCTCGCGGTGGTCGCGGCCGCCGCGGCCGGTGCGTGCGTCGGGTTCCTGTGGTGGAACGCCGCGCCCGCGAAGATCTTCATGGGTGACACCGGTTCGCTCGCCCTGGGTGGCCTGGTCGCCGGGCTGTCGATCCTGACCCGCACCGAGCTGCTCGCCATCGTCATCGGTGGCCTGTTCATGGTCGAGATGATCTCGGTGGTGCTGCAGATCGCGGTGTTCCGCACGACGCGGCGGCGGCTGTTCCGGATGGCCCCGTTCCACCACCACTTCGAACTGGCCGGATGGGCGGAAACCACGGTGATCATCCGGTTCTGGCTGCTCGCCGCGATCTGCTGCATGTTCGGTCTCGGCCTCTTCTACTCCGAACAGCTCGGCGCGGGGGGCTAG
- a CDS encoding UDP-N-acetylmuramoyl-tripeptide--D-alanyl-D-alanine ligase yields the protein MIPLTLAQIAAVTGGRLHRTDGHETVTGSVEFDSRRLTPGGLFVALPGEKVDGHAFAAKAVESGAAGVLAAREVDAPAVIVPPLPPGEAHDRSVALTGDKDGSGAAVLAALAKLARHVVVELSRAGLTVVGVTGSSGKTSTKDLIAQLLEPLGETVAPPGSFNNELGHPWTALRASESTRHLVLEMSARGPGHIAHLAEIAPPRIGAVLNVGSAHLGEFGSREGIAKTKGELVEALPSAGEGGVAVLNLDDPLVAAMASRTTARVVGVGEHPDARVRAEGITLDEQARASFRLVTPAGAAPVTLSLYGEHHVGNALTAAAIALELGSSVEEVAQRLSSAQRRSARRMEVTTRADGVVVMNDSYNANPESMRAALKTLASASRGKRSWAVLGVMGELGADSVSAHDEIGRLAVRLNIGRLVVVGEQAAAMHQGASHEGSWGEESVLVPDAGAAIDLLREQLEPGDVVLVKASKVAELWLVADALLKEGVA from the coding sequence TTGATCCCGCTCACCCTGGCGCAGATCGCCGCCGTCACCGGTGGCCGCCTGCACCGCACCGACGGCCACGAGACGGTCACCGGCAGCGTCGAGTTCGACTCGCGCCGCCTGACGCCGGGCGGGTTGTTCGTCGCCCTGCCCGGGGAGAAGGTCGACGGGCACGCCTTCGCCGCGAAGGCGGTCGAGAGCGGGGCCGCCGGTGTGCTGGCCGCCCGCGAGGTCGACGCCCCCGCGGTGATCGTGCCGCCGTTGCCGCCGGGTGAGGCGCACGACCGCTCGGTCGCGCTGACCGGGGACAAGGACGGTTCCGGCGCCGCCGTGCTGGCGGCGCTGGCCAAGCTCGCGCGGCACGTCGTCGTCGAGCTGTCCCGCGCCGGGCTCACCGTGGTCGGGGTGACCGGTTCGTCCGGTAAGACCTCCACCAAGGACCTCATCGCGCAGCTGCTGGAACCGCTCGGCGAGACGGTCGCGCCGCCCGGGTCGTTCAACAACGAGCTGGGCCACCCCTGGACGGCACTGCGCGCGTCCGAAAGCACCCGGCACCTGGTGCTGGAGATGTCCGCCCGCGGGCCGGGGCACATCGCGCACCTCGCGGAGATCGCCCCGCCGCGCATCGGGGCCGTGCTCAACGTGGGCAGTGCCCACCTGGGCGAGTTCGGCTCGCGCGAGGGCATCGCGAAGACCAAGGGGGAGCTGGTCGAGGCGCTGCCCTCGGCAGGTGAGGGCGGCGTGGCGGTCCTGAACCTGGACGATCCGCTGGTCGCGGCGATGGCGAGCCGGACCACGGCCCGCGTCGTCGGTGTCGGCGAGCACCCGGACGCGCGGGTGCGCGCCGAGGGCATCACGCTCGACGAGCAGGCCCGCGCCTCCTTCCGGCTGGTGACCCCGGCCGGGGCGGCGCCGGTGACGTTGTCCCTGTACGGCGAGCACCACGTCGGCAACGCGCTGACCGCCGCCGCGATCGCGCTGGAGCTGGGCTCCAGCGTCGAGGAGGTCGCGCAGCGGCTGTCCTCGGCGCAGCGCCGCTCCGCGCGCCGCATGGAGGTCACCACGCGCGCGGACGGCGTCGTCGTCATGAACGACTCCTACAACGCCAACCCCGAGTCGATGCGGGCCGCGCTCAAGACCCTGGCCTCCGCGAGCCGCGGAAAGCGTTCTTGGGCGGTCCTCGGTGTGATGGGCGAACTGGGTGCCGATAGCGTGTCCGCGCACGACGAGATCGGCCGCCTCGCGGTCCGGCTCAACATCGGCAGGCTCGTGGTGGTCGGGGAACAGGCCGCCGCGATGCACCAGGGCGCCAGCCACGAGGGTTCGTGGGGAGAGGAGTCCGTGCTGGTGCCCGACGCCGGTGCCGCGATCGACCTCCTGCGCGAGCAGCTGGAGCCCGGTGACGTCGTGCTCGTGAAGGCTTCGAAGGTCGCCGAGCTCTGGCTCGTCGCTGACGCACTGCTCAAGGAAGGTGTTGCGTGA